The genomic segment ggtgcatgcctgtaaccccagctgctcaagaggctgcggcaggagaatcgcttgaatttgggaggtggatgttgcagtgaaccaagatcgtgccattgcactccagcctaggcaacaagagtgaaactctgtctcaaaaaaaaaaaaaaaaagggagctgAGAGTGATGTGATGTTTCATTTGGGAAGGGGTTGGGCCTCCCTGGAAACCAAACAGCTCAGTCTCTTACCCGCCAGTATTTGCTGAGGGCAAGCTCGGTGCCCGGCACCTAGGAGAGGAGAAATAATAGTGTACAGCCTCCATCATTGCAGAGCTCCCTATTGAGCTGGGAGACGAGGTCAAGGCTTGAAGTCTGAATGCTGCAGGGGTCAGGATGTAGATCAACAAAGCTAAAGCCTTGCTCTTATGCCTCTCTTGGCTCCCTGGGAGGCACTGGTGAAGCAGGAGTTTTAGAGGGAGGGAGATATGGTTCTCTACTGTAGCTCTGCCACATTCTGTGCAACCAGGTAAGCTACTGAATCTCTCTTgcttcggtttcctcatctgaaaatgggtCTAAGAATTGTAGCCACCAttcagggctgttgtgaggaccTGGGGGGCCTCAGCTGGTGACAATTGGTGTCATGATTTCCCCTACTCTAGCCAAAGTGGAACAGGTGAAGTTTGATGCCACATCCATGCATGTCAAGCCTCAGGTGGCTGCCCAGCAGAAGATGGTAGATGATGGGAGTGGGGAAGTGCAGGTATGTGAGGGCAGAGAGGCCCGTGCTGGGTGGAGCAGGGATGGTGGAACCTGTTCCTGGACCTCACCCTGGCCTGATACTGGCCCTAGGTGTGGCGCATTGAGAACCTAGAGCTGGTACCTGTGGATTCCAAGTGGCTAGGCCACTTCTATGGGGGTGACTGCTACCTGCTGCTCTACACCTACCTCATCGGAAACAAGCAGCACTACCTGCTCTACATCTGGCAGGTCAGGTCCCGCCACGTCCCACCCAGAGCATAGCTGGCTTAGCTCCACCTTGTACATACTCCTGCTAAGTGGCCATCACCCTTGGGTTGAATACCTCTGGGGATGGGGATCTCACCGCTTCAAGAAGGACTGCTTTGGCTATGAGGTCCAGCTAGTACCCCCattcacagtgcttttccattTGGTTCTCTGAGTCTCCCTTCCAATTTTCATTGCCTTCTGCACATTCTTATCACTTGCTCTGCCCGTGGGATTCTGTGTCTAGATGTGATGGAGCAGGGAGTGGGTCTAGGAGTGAGTGGTGTGGTGCCTGTGATGCTTCCCTGAAGAAGGAGCAGTAAGGAAAGGAGGAGGTTTGGGGTTAAAGCTGGGGTTGCAGGTaggtcagggctgggctgggtcTGCGAAAGAATTAGGTTTGAGGTTGAGATCAGAACTGAGGTCTGGGTCAGATTGGGGTTTTGGCTGTTTCACAGTGGAGTTTGGTGGGGAAGAAAATTGGGTTTAGGACCAGGTCAGACTTGGGAATGGAGTTGTTGCTGAGGCTGAGGATGGGGTCAGAATTGGGGGCTGACCCTATCCCATTCACTCCCTCCTGCTCATCCCCAGGGCAGCCAGGCCAGCCAAGATGAAATTACAGCATCAGCTTATCAAGCCGTCATCCTGGACCAGAAGTACAATGGTGAACCAGTCCAGATCCGGGTCCCAATGGGCAAGGAGCCGCCTCATCTTATGTCCATCTTCAAGGGACGCATGGTGGTATACCAGGTGTGGCTGCTGAACTGAGGTGCCTGGCAGTACCCATTGTGGCAAGACAGGCATCCAGGAGATGGGGAAGTGGATGGGTGGTGGGAGCAGGACTTAGGGTGAAGCCCATTCTTCATAGGAGACTACCCTGGAGGTTCTATCACCTATGTGGAACTGGTAATAGAAATAACCCATTTGGTTACTTTAGAAATACATGTAAttgggccgggcatagtggctcatgcctgtaatcccagcactttggagtctgaggtgggtagatcacctgaggtcaggagttcaagaccagcctggccaacatggtgaaacccgtctctacaaaaatacaaaacattagccaggcatgatggtgggtgcctgtaatctcagctactcaggaggctgaggcagaagaatctcttgaacctgggaggcggaggttgcagtgagctgagatcgtgccattgcattccagcctgggcaacagagcgagactccgtcttttaaaaaaaaaaaaaaaaaggccgggtgtggtggctcacacctgtaatcccagtactttgggaggctgaagtgggtggatcacctgaggtcagtagttcaagaccagcccaaccaacatggcgaaaccccatctctactaaatacaaaaagtagctgggcatggtggtacatgcctgtaatcccagccacttgggaggctgaggcaggagagttgcttgaaaccaggaggcagatgttgcagtgagctgagactgtgccactgtactccagcctgggcaacaagaatgaaattccatctcaagaaaacaaaacaaaacaaaaacatgtaatgCACATTCACCATATGTAAGTACTGCCTGCCCTCTACACCCCAACTCCTTGAATCCTTTACATAAAAAAGGAAGATATTTTGGCTAGATTTGCTTAAATGATGCACCTGTGAAAACTGCATTGGTGCCTTCCAACATAATGAAACAGACATCTCATGCAATCATTTAAGCAATAATCTGCCTATTGAGTGCCTTAAACACACAGTCCTTTGCAATTCCCCAAGCAAGGAGAAGAATGGCATGCTAATACAGTTCGCCATCTTGTTGGGAGAGGACAGACATATTAGCAGTGAACCAACAGTCTAAGGAACCATGTGGTTAAATGCAagaagtaggccaggcacagtggttcacgcctgtaatcccaacactttgggaggccgaggcgggcggatcacgaggtcaggagtttgagaccagcttgaccaatagggcaaaaccctgtctctactaaaaatacaaaaattagctgggcgtggtggtgtgcacctgtagtcccagctactcgggaggctgaggcagaagaatcacttgaacctgggaggcggaggttgcagtgagccgagactgtgccactgcactccagcctgggcaacagagagagactctgtctcaaaaaaaaaaaaaaaaaaaaaaaaaaagaaatgccagaaGTAAAAGTTGAGTCAAAAGAGGAGCCGGAGTATAATAATCTGGGAATGTCATAGAGTTTATGGGCAGGAGGGGATTTAGAGGAGACATTTGTCTTGACATTTGGGTCAGAGTTGAAGAGTTTAGCAGAGGTAAAATGAGGGCACACAATGCAGGGGGCACAGCAAGGACAAAGGCCCGGGGGAGAGGCTCTGTAGGGAACATCAGAAGCCTGGTggaactggccaggtgtggtggttcacgcctgtaatcccgcactttgggaggtggaggcaggtggatcacctgaggtcaggagttcaagaccagcctggccaacgtggtgaaaccctgtctctactaaaagtacaaaaattagctgaatgtggtggtgcgtgcctataatcccagctactggggaggctggggcaggagaatcgcttgaacctgggaggcagtgagtcaggatcacaccattgcactccagcctgggcaacagagcaaaactcagtctcaaggaaaaaaaaaataaataaaaggctaggcgctgtggctcacgtctgtaatcccagcactttgggaggccgaggtgggcggatcacctgaagtcgtgagttccagaccagcctgaccaacatggagaaaccctgtctctactaaaaatacaaaaattagccaggcatggtggtgggtgcctataatcccagcgacccaggaggctgaggcagaattgcttgaacccgggaggcgaagggtgcagtgagctgagatagtgccattgcactccagcctgggcaacaaaagcaaaactccatctcaaaaaaaaaaaaaaaaaaaaaagcctggcagaGCTAAGCTGGAGGGTTTGATGGCAGCAGTGTCTGCAAAGGCAGTTTGCATCTTCGTCACGTGCGGCCTTCAAAGGCAAAGTTGAGGAGCTGGGTTTTAGGCCATAAGCAACGGGGAGTCACTGAACGTTTTTCAGCAGAGAAGCGCCATGATGCAAACAATGTTTTAGAAAGACCTGGTGACAGAGCATCAGAGGAGCTGCAGGGGCAAGCCGCCCTGCCCTACCCTGTCCCTCTCTGATTCTCTTTGTGCCCCTCTGTTCCTTCATCATCTTCTTTACTATGTGACTCCTgactctctctccctgccttctcCCCTCACCTGCAGGGAGGCACCTCCCGAGCTAACAACTTGGAGCCTGGGCCCTCCACACGACTGTTCCAGGTCCAGGGAACGGGCGCCAACAACACAAAGGCCTTTGAGGTCCCAGCGCGGGCCAATTTCCTCAATTCCAATGATGTCTTTGTCCTCAAGACCCAGTCCTGCTGCTACCTATGGTGTGGGAAGGTGTGTTCAGGGCCTAGAGGTCTCCCCATCCCCAAGTGGGTCCTGGCAGTCCCCCAGTTTCACAGCAGCCCCTAGGTGAGGGCAGGAACCCCTGGCCAACTAAGTTGCGCCTGCTCGGTTCTCAGCCACCTCTGGAGCCCAGTCTCTCCCTCCTCAGTAGCTCTGGGTCTATCTTTCTGCCTCGTCAATGACCATCCTCAGATTCTCTGCCTCTCTGAGTCAGTCTctcttgttctgtttctctggccACCTCCATCTGTCCCTGTGTTGGTCTGTCTTTATGTCTTGGGCTCTCTCTCACTATCCTGAGCCTGTCACTGCCTCTCCTTTGATCTCTGTAAGAAGAATGCATAGCCTCTTGGAGTCCCTCTTGACCCTTCAAAATACTCTCTAGTTTCTTCTATTCTTTGGAGTGTCAAGGACAGAGGAGAGCATGTAATTGTCCCCGTGTGGCCTGTATACACAGAGTCCTGACCCAGGAGAGCCCTCTTAGACCCTGGAACTCTGGGTAGTGAATGTGGTaggagggtgggggtaggggtggcaCTAGAAATTGGCCAACCCTTTTTTTTCCTAGGGCTGTAGCGGAGACGAGCGGGAGATGGCCAAGATGGTTGCTGACACCATCTCCCGGACGGAGAAGCAAGTGGTGGTGGAAGGGCAGGAGCCAGCCAACTTCTGGATGGCCCTGGGCGGGAAGGCCCCCTATGCCAACACCAAGAGGTAACTCTCAGgtccctctgcctccaggttaCCAAGGTGGGGGAGCCTCCCACCATCTCCATCCCCACACTCAGAACCTACAGCAGGCATGGACTAAGGACACTGTGTGTCAGGCCCTGTGCCAGGCCCCCAGGGATACAAGATGAATCAAGGGCAGTCCATGCCCTTGGAGCCTCTTGGTCAGGGGCTGTGTCTGTGCTGCTCACTTCAGTATGCCTGGGACCTGGTGGGGTATTTCCTTGGCAAAGGGAATTCCTGGCCATAGGAGGCAGTTCAAAGCGAGGGGCAGTGCTAGAGGTTTGCCTTTCAGTAAGAAGATGCCAGAGGCCAGCCTGCCTTTAGGTCCTGATACAGGCCTGGGATGCTGAGGGGCACCAGCTACAAGCCCTCTTtcaaatggttttgtttttgtgacagagtctcgttctgtcacccaggctggaatgcagtggtgcaatctcggctcactgcagcctctgcctccgcctcccaggttccagcaattctcatgctgcagcctcctgggtagctgggattacaggcacctgccaacatgcctggtcaatttttgtattttagtagaggcggggtttcaccatgttggccaggctggtctcgaactcctgacctcaggtgatccacctgcctcagcctcccaaagtgctaggatgacaggcatgggacactgtgcctggctcaaatGGTTTTTCTAGAGAATATCCATGATCCACTGGTCCCTAGTTCAAAAGCAAAAGGGCATGTACTGTAGTAGCAgcaggagggatggagggaagatATCAGGAAGAACTTCCTAACAAGGCTCTGCAAAAGCCACTGGAATGCATGTCCAGAAAGCAGTGACAATTTCTCCCTCAGAGCACTCCTGGAATTAGAGGGGACCCTTTTATCAATCAGAAGACAGAGCATTTTGCTGGAAATGACCTTTCCATGCCAGAGTCCCTTCCTCAGAGTTCTGTCCTCAATCTCCTTTTGCCATACCTTCCTTCTGCCAGTACAATCTTCTCTCCATCCTGCAGACTACAGGAAGAAAACCTGGTCATCACCCCCCGGCTCTTTGAATGTTCCAACCAGACTGGGCGCTTCCTGGCCACAGAGATCCCTGACTTCAATCAGGATGACTTGGAAGAGGATGACGTGTTCCTACTAGATGTCTGGGACCAGGTAGGACCAAGGGCCTGGGGACCCCTCTTCCCAGCCACCTCAATCCCCAGGGCCAAGAAAGAGTGGCTTTAAGGTTAGGTAAGTGTCAACATTTTATTGGTCCTCACATAATTTCTCCCTGGAAATGGTATGAACACCAGAAGtgtaagaaagaaggaaggtgGGGAGTAACGTGCTCAAGAGAGGCTGCAGGGAAGAGCATATTCTCTCCCAAAGTCCTATTTATTTCACATGAGAGCAGGAGTGTTTTTGATAATCCTGGGCTTTGGACAGTCTGGGGGACACACATTTGCAGAATATCCAAGTACAAGGCATCTGTCCAACCTCCTAATTTCGCAGATACAAATTCAAGGCCAGATGGTGCCTGCCCTAGGTCATTTGGCTGGTagtggtagagacagggtcaaaGTCAGGGCTTCACTGTTGGACAACTGAGGCAGAGCCCTGTGGGCCAGGGAGGACAGGAAGGACGGACTGATCTCCTGGATTTCTCAATAGGTCTTCTTCTGGATTGGGAAACATGCCaatgaggaggagaagaaggctGCAGCCATCACCGCGCAGGAATACCTCAAGACCCATCCCAGCGGGCGTGACCCCGAGACCCCCATCATTGTGGTGAAGCAGGGATACGAGCCCCCCACCTTCACAGGCTGGTTCCTGGCTTGGGATCCCTTTAAGTGGAGTGTGAGTGGCCTCATCCCAGCATGTCCTTCTCTAGCCCTGCCTGGAGATCAGTGCTGATTCCCGCAGGCCATTCCGTCTCTTTGGGATGTATGACCTGCTGATTTAGAAAGGGGCTAGAAGAGGCTTAGAATAGAAAGTAAGGCTGCACTAAGGCCATTAGGCCTCCTGGTGAGAGGGAAGAAGTCTATCAAAAATCAAGGCTAATTACAGTGCCTTGTTTGCACACTACTTTTAGAGCAAAGCTGCTGGATAGTATAGATAAGAAATGTACTGATTATTTAAATTAAACACAATTCAAAATTCAGTTtgtcactagccacatgtggctgtcaGCTACTGTGTTGGGCAGCGCAGGTGAGAATGTTCTTTCTCATCATTGCAGCAACACGGTGGATCCTCCGTGCCAGCTGAAACATGCTGGTTCTAAAGAATTGACAAATGTCTTCCTGgtgctaaattctttttttttttgagatggagtctcgctctgtcacccaggctggggtgcagtggccggatctcagctcactgcaagctccgcctcccgggtttacgccattctcctgcctcagcttcccgagtagctggaactacaggcgcccgccacctcatccagctagttttttgtattttttagtagagacggggtttcaccatgttagccaggatagtctccatctcctgacctcgtgatccgcccgtctcggcctcccaaagtgctgggattacaggcttgagccaccgcgcccggcccctggtGCTAAATTCTAAGCAAAATGGGTCATGTATGTGGTCCTTACCTGAGGGATGGTGTGCCAAGCTCCCACGGGGCGTTTCCTAAACTGGCCCCACATAGAAGCAAGGGGCAGATCCCCAGGATGGAACTCCAGCAAAGGTTTTCTGTAGGAAGAAGGCCAAGGTAGAGTGaagcctggcctggtggctctGGGTGCTCTAAATTGTCATAACACATGGGTTTAGGGAAGCAGAAAGCTTAATTTCCTTAAatctgttggtttgttttttaaattctgcaGTTAGATGGGCTGAGTTTAGTTTTTACTCAAGGCAGCATATCAAGATGCCAGGTTTTCTCAGTTCACTTTAGTTATCACCCTTCCCTCACCTCAAGTGTGTGCTGGCTTCTCTCTCAgcctcattcactcattcattcattcagcataaGTGTGCTCTAGGATATGGAGATGGGTCTCCTCAGAGAGCCATGGTCCCTTCACTCCTCTGTGGCAGGGATCCCTTCTAGGATCTGGGGGGACCCCCGCCCATCCCCAGGAGCCCTGCATTCCCCAGAGCCTACATAACCTAGGCTGGGTTCTCCACACTGCCTGCGGTTCTTGCCCTGGCCCCTGCAGGTGGGAAAAGATCCTCCCCATCCCCAAGTCAGGCTGAGCTGGGACAAATATAGCCTGCCCTGCCCTTTTCTGATCTGGCAGCCCCTCTGGTCCCAACCTCACCACCTAATCTCCTTTTTCGGGgaccctcctccagcctcagcctgtgTATCCTCTTTCCTTTACCACTAGGCCCCAGACCAGCCTTCTTTCCATTCCTGAGGGAAAACGGCTTCTCATCCATCTTCTCTGCTGAGATCCAGGTCTAATCTGTTATTTACTTTATGTGCAGAACGCCAAATCCTATGAGGACTTGAAGGTGGAGCTTGGCAACTCTAGGGACTGGAGCCAGATCACTGCTGTGAGTCCGGGGCAGGGTGGCTGGGCCTTGCAGTGGCCAGCTGGTGGTCAGACCTGTGGGAGCCAAGAATGCTGCAGAGAAGACACCAGTGTCCTGTGCTTTCCCTCCTATTTCTCCCTACTTCTCATTCTTCTTGCTGTTTAACTCCAGTGCCTCTAGTGGTTTTGTTTCCTCAATTTCCTAGTGAAAtggttctcaattttttttttgagacacagtttcactctgcctcccaggctggagtgcagtggcaggatctcggctcactgcaacctctacctcccgggttcaagtgattctcatgcctcaacctcccaagtagctgggattacaggtgtgtgctgccatgcctggctaatttttgtatttttagtagagacaaggtttcaccatgttggccaggctggtctcaaactcctgacctcaagtgatcccccagccttggcctcccaaagtgctgggattgcaggcatgagccacgacgcccggccTGGTTCTCAGATTTTTATCATGCATAAAAGTCTGGGAACTGGGGGCAGGGAGTAAGGGGGAAgcatattaaaatgcagattccaaggCCCCATTCCCAAATATTCTGGTTTATAGACTAAGAATTGGCACCTAGGAATCTGCatcttttaaatcttatttttaaaaggtaatttcaTGTAGTTAGTCCatggactacactttgagaaagAATGCTGTCTCTACACACCATCACCCTTGGGGTCCCTTCTCTAGGTAGAATAACTACAATTCCTTTGGTCTTTCAGTGAgttaacagaaatgtatttaggccgggcgcaggggctcacgcctgtaatctcagcactttgggaggccgaggagggtggattgcttgagcccaggagtttgagactagtcttggtaacatggggaaacctcatctttacaaaaaataaaaaacagccaggagtggtggcatgtgcctgtggtcccagctactcaggacgctgaggtgggaggttggtttgagcccaggaggcagaggttgcagtgagctgaaattgtgccactgcactgcagcctgggcaacagagtcagaccctgtctcaaaaaaaactccTGCCCCTCCGcagtccccccaccccccaaaaaaggaaatgtatttagCCTTTAGGCCTGGGACATGGGAATATGAAATCAAAACCTTTGCTTTGAGAAGTTCACAGGCTTACAGAGGGAACAAGACAGAGCTAACTCTGAGGAATGTGTCCAGAATTCAAGAGTAAGTTCACAAGCACACTGGGGTATAATCAACAGATGGTCAAAACTTACGGCACTCACGAAACCTTTCTTGGTGGACTGACAGTACAGACTGGCACGTATAGATAGGTCAAGGTTAAGTGACTTTATAGATGACAATTTCACAAGAGGTAAGAGAGACAGGGTCACAAATATCCAGGCTAGATCTCAAACTCTGGGGGAAGCCATGGGAAAGTTAATGAATCATTAAAGAAAAGAGTCATTTTTCACCAATGGACTTTGGTCAGAACAGACCACTAAGCTctatgttgtgtgtgtggttttttttggctttttttttttttttttttgaggagtctctctctgttgcccaggccggagcgcagtggcatgatctcagttcactgcaacctccaccttccaggttcaaatgattctcctacttcagcctcctgagtagctgggattacaggcgcccaccaccatgcctggctaagttttgtattttcagtagagacgtggtttcaccatgttagacaggctggtcttgaattcctgacctcaagtgatctatccacctcaacctcccaaagtgctgggattacaggcgtgagccaccacgcccggcctatgttGTGTTCTTATGAGTGTATGtgtggcagggtggggtgggacaTGGGAGGCTTCTTGGAAGGTGGTGCCCTAGAGACTTCAGAGAGAAAGGCAGCCTGGGAGGTAGCTGCACACCAGCTAAGTAACCagtggtttccttttctttcctaggaGGTCACAAGCTCGAAAGTGGACGTGTTCAATGCTAACAGCAACCTCAGTTCTGGGTCTCGGCCCATCTTCCCCCTCGAGCAGCTAGTGAACAAGCCTGTAGAGGAGCTCCCCGAGGGTGTGGATCCCAGCAGGAAGGAGGTAGGTCAGACCCTCAAAGGAGGACAAATAAGTCCATTTGTTGGACCACCATAGTTGACTCCCAGATTTGGCCCTACAGGTGACTAGGTGCTGGGGATGAACAAGACAGATGGGATCCTGCCTTCATACCAGCTTATATTTCAGGAGGAGAGAGATCAGAGAAGTCTGGTTacactattatttaatttaaggGTTAAGTGCCAGAAAGTGAAGTACAGGAGCTGTGAAGAGTATTACaaacagggccgggtgcagtggctcatgcctgtaatcccagcactttgggaggctgaggcgggtggattacctgaggtcaggagtttcagaccagcctgaccaatatggtgaaactccatctctactaaaactataacaattagccaggtgtggtggtgtacacctgtaatcccagctactcgggaggctgagtcatgagaattgcttgaacctgggaggtggaagttgcagtgagccaagatcatgccactgcattccaccct from the Macaca nemestrina isolate mMacNem1 chromosome 11, mMacNem.hap1, whole genome shotgun sequence genome contains:
- the LOC105481216 gene encoding villin-1; this translates as MTKLSAQVKGSLNITTPGLQIWRIEAMQMVPVPSSTFGSFFDGDCYIILAIHKTASNLSYDIHYWIGQDSSLDEQGAAAIYTTQMDDFLKGRAVQHREVQGNESEAFRGYFKQGLVIRKGGVASGMNHVETNSYDVQRLLHVKGKRNVVAGEVEMSWKSFNRGDVFLLDLGKLIIQWNGPESNRMERLRGMTLAKEIRDQERGGRTYVGVVDGENESASPKLMEVMNHVLGKRGELKAAVPDTVVEPALKAALKLYHVSDAEGNLVVREVATRPLTQDLLSHEDCYILDQGGLKIYVWKGKKANEQEKKGAMSHALNFIKAKQYPPSTQVEVQNDGAESAVFQQLFQKWTASNRTSGLGKTHTMGSVAKVEQVKFDATSMHVKPQVAAQQKMVDDGSGEVQVWRIENLELVPVDSKWLGHFYGGDCYLLLYTYLIGNKQHYLLYIWQGSQASQDEITASAYQAVILDQKYNGEPVQIRVPMGKEPPHLMSIFKGRMVVYQGGTSRANNLEPGPSTRLFQVQGTGANNTKAFEVPARANFLNSNDVFVLKTQSCCYLWCGKGCSGDEREMAKMVADTISRTEKQVVVEGQEPANFWMALGGKAPYANTKRLQEENLVITPRLFECSNQTGRFLATEIPDFNQDDLEEDDVFLLDVWDQVFFWIGKHANEEEKKAAAITAQEYLKTHPSGRDPETPIIVVKQGYEPPTFTGWFLAWDPFKWSNAKSYEDLKVELGNSRDWSQITAEVTSSKVDVFNANSNLSSGSRPIFPLEQLVNKPVEELPEGVDPSRKEEHLSIEDFTQAFGMTPAAFSTLPRWKQQNLKKEKGLF